From a single Anomaloglossus baeobatrachus isolate aAnoBae1 chromosome 4, aAnoBae1.hap1, whole genome shotgun sequence genomic region:
- the MEX3B gene encoding RNA-binding protein MEX3B, which yields MPSSLFADMERSGSGGGDTLDDQRALQIALDQLSMLGLDNDENSMYDNEPRKKSVNMTECVPVPSSEHVAEIVGRQGCKIKALRAKTNTYIKTPVRGEEPVFVVTGRKEDVAMARREIISAAEHFSMIRASRNKNALNGGSVPGPPNLPGQTTIQVRVPYRVVGLVVGPKGATIKRIQQQTHTYIVTPSRDKEPVFEVTGMPENVDRAREEIEAHIAVRTGGLIELTDENDFHANGTDVGFDLHGTGSLWSKPTPCLNSSTGSRKAFSNYRNDSSSSLGSASTDSYFGGNNGTRLADYSPPSPALSFTNNGNNNNNVNGNGYVYASDSISPDCTELTLDSAFDPAPAPPGTALIWSQFERNGTSSVSQSPPYQNNANGLLSNRRLNGVGCTAPPRLSPPLHGSSVVPEHPLARRVRSDPGGGLSYSAYTNMGSDSSSSSSSSSSSSSSSSSSSSSSSGMRRKGSRDCSICFESEVIAALVPCGHNLFCMECANRICEKNEPQCPVCHAEVTQAIRIFS from the exons ATGCCCAGCTCGCTCTTTGCAGACATGGAGCGGTCCGGGAGCGGAGGAGGCGACACGCTGGACGATCAGCGAGCTCTGCAGATCGCCCTGGATCAGCTCTCCATGCTCGGGCTGGACAACGATGAGAACTCCATGTACGACAATGAACCCCGGAAAAAGAGCGTCAACATGACCGAGTGCGTCCCGGTGCCCAGCTCAGAGCATGTAGCGGAGATCGTGGGGAGACAAG GTTGTAAAATCAAAGCACTGCGGGCTAAGACGAACACCTACATCAAGACCCCGGTCCGTGGGGAGGAGCCTGTCTTTGTTGTGACTGGGAGAAAGGAAGATGTAGCCATGGCCAGGAGAGAGATCATCTCAGCTGCAGAGCACTTTTCCATGATCCGAGCTTCTCGCAATAAAAACGCTTTAAATGGGGGATCAGTGCCCGGACCTCCAAATCTTCCTGGGCAGACCACAATCCAGGTGCGAGTTCCCTACAGAGTGGTGGGCCTGGTGGTGGGACCTAAGGGGGCTACAATCAAGAGGATCCAGCAACAGACTCACACATACATCGTCACCCCCAGCAGGGATAAGGAGCCAGTGTTTGAGGTTACTGGAATGCCGGAGAATGTGGATCGTGCTCGGGAGGAGATTGAGGCTCACATTGCTGTGCGCACTGGAGGGCTTATAGAGCTGACCGATGAGAATGACTTTCATGCCAATGGGACCGATGTTGGCTTTGATTTGCATGGGACAGGGAGCTTATGGAGCAAACCCACCCCGTGCCTAAACTCCAGCACGGGTTCACGCAAGGCTTTCTCTAATTACCGCAATGACAGCTCCAGCTCTCTGGGCAGCGCCTCCACTGACTCTTACTTTGGGGGTAATAATGGCACTAGGCTGGCAGATTATAGCCCTCCCAGCCCTGCTCTCAGTTTTACCAACAATGGCAACAATAACAATAACGTCAATGGCAATGGATATGTATACGCCAGCGACAGCATCTCACCTGACTGCACTGAGCTGACTCTTGACTCTGCTTTTGACCCAGCACCAGCTCCACCTGGCACAGCTTTGATCTGGTCTCAGTTTGAGCGCAATGGTACAAGCAGCGTCTCTCAATCTCCTCCTTACCAAAACAATGCCAATGGGTTGCTGTCTAACCGGCGGCTCAATGGTGTGGGCTGCACTGCTCCGCCCAGGCTCTCCCCTCCTTTGCATGGAAGCAGCGTGGTCCCTGAGCATCCTTTAGCACGCAGGGTGCGCAGTGACCCCGGAGGTGGCCTGAGCTACTCCGCCTACACCAACATGGGCTCCGACTCCTCCTCATCTTCTTCGTCCTCCAGCAgcagcagctcttcctcttccagCTCGTCTTCCTCTTCGTCAGGCATGAGGAGGAAAGGCAGCCGCGACTGCTCCATCTGCTTTGAGAGTGAAGTGATCGCAGCCTTGGTACCCTGCGGCCACAACCTATTCTGCATGGAATGTGCCAACCGCATCTGCGAGAAGAACGAGCCTCAGTGCCCAGTGTGTCACGCAGAAGTCACTCAGGCCATCCGCATATTCTCCTAG